CATTTCTCCAATGAGAATTACATCGGGATCCATTCTCAAACCCCGCACAATGGCCTCTAAAAAGGTAGGGACATCGACTCCCACCTCTCTTTGAGTCACCAAGCTTTTCTTATGTTGATGATAATATTCAATGGGGTCTTCGACCGTCAGAATATGAACACCCCTTTCCAGATTGATGCTATCAATCATAGAGGCCAGTGTGGTTGTTTTCCCTGACCCTGTTGGACCTGTGACGAGAACAAGACCCCGAGGTTTATAAAGAAGTTCTTTGATCATGGGATTAAATCCAATTTCCTCAAGGCTTAATATTCTGGAGGGAATGACGCGAAGTGCCATGCCATAAAATCCCTTCTGACGATAGATGCTGACACGAAATCGGGCCTTTTCTCCAAAGGCGAATCCAAAATCAGCGCCTCCATTTTTCCTCAGTTTTTCTAAGTGATCCTCTGAGGCAACACCTCGAATGAGCCTTTCAGTATCCTCCGGTAGAAGCGGGTCTGTTTCCAAAGGAACCAGAATACCATGAAGACGAATATAGGGTGGGGTTCCTACCATCAAATGAAGATCGGAGGCATTTTCATCAATCACAATATTTAATAAATCAGTCATTTCCATAAAACCCCCCTTTTAAATTTCGGATTTCGGATCTCGGATCTCGAATTTCGAATTGAACAAATCCATACATTTAAAAATACGAAATCCAAAATCCGAGATCCGAAATAGTTTCATTCCTCATCTCCAGCTGTAATGCGGTAAACCTCTTCTAAAGTGGTAAGGCCCGCTAAAATCTTTTGGATGCCATCTTCCCTTAAGGTCCTCATTCCAATCTCTCGGCCGCGTTTTCTAATTTCTGAGCTCGGGGCTTTTTGATAAATCAACTGGCGAAGGCTATCATCCATCGTCAAAAGTTCCATGATTCCAATCCGACCCCGGTAGCCTACCCCACTACAGTTTTGACAGCCTTTGGGACGATAGAAATGGGCGTCTTTCAATTTTTCAGGTGGAATTTTAATGAGCTTTAAATGAGCTCGAGGAGGGTCAAAGAGCTCTTTACATTTAGGACACAGAACGCGAATGAGCCTTTGAGCCAAAACCCCCATCAGGCTTGAGGCGACCAGAAATGGCTTAATTCCTTGATCAGCGAGACGAGTGACCGCCCCAGGCGCATCATTGGTATGAAGGGTACTAAAAACCAGATGACCTGTCAGGGCTGCGTGAACAGCGATCTCAGCTGTTTCATGATCCCTGATTTCTCCAATCATAATCACATTGGGGGCCTGTCTTAAAATAGACCTGAGGACATTTGCAAAAGAAAGCCCGATCATTTCGTTCACCTGAACCTGATTGACGCCTGAGAGCTGGTATTCGACGGGATCTTCGACGGTAATGATTTTGCGATCAGGCCGGTTAATAGAGTTCAAACAGGCATAAAGGGTTGTTGTCTTTCCACTGCCGGTAGGACCGGTAATGAGAAGAATGCCATTGGGTTGGCGGATCAGTTGTTCAAATCTTTTTTCATCGTCAGAAACGAAACCCAGTTGACCCAGTCCCAGCAAAAGATTTGTTTTATCCAGAAGTCGCATCACAATGCTTTCCCCGTGATTAGAAGGGATGGTTGAGACTCTCAAATCAATTTGTTTCCCCATCAGACTCATCTTGATGCGGCCATCTTGGGGAAGGCGTCGTTCTGCAATACTCATGTTGGCCATGATTTTAATGCGTGAAAGGATAGAGGGCTGAAGTCGCTTCGGAGGACTTTGAACTTCTTGTAAAACCCCATCAATGCGGTAGCGAACTCGAAATTTTCTTTCAAGCGGTTCCAAATGAATGTCGCTGGCCCTATTTTTAAAAGCTTCTAAAACCAGAAGGTTCACCAATTTTACAATAGGGGCATCCGGATCCTCTTCCCCTTCCTCAGGGGAAGCATCTTTATCCAGAAAGCTAATTTCTGTATCCTTAAATTCGTTCAGCATTGCATCAACGGTTTCTTCAGAGACCCCATAATACTGGTTCAAGGCTTTTTCAAAATCTTCAGGATCTGCCAGAACGCTGACAATATTTTTTCTTAAGAGATAATGAAGATTATCAATCGCCTCAATATCAAAAGGGTCTAAGACGGCAACCTTGATGGTGTCGTCGAGCGCTTCTAGAGGGATGACTTTATAGCGGCGTGCGACAGAGGGGTCGAGAAGGTGAAGGATTTCTTTAGTAATTTCATGTTTTTGAAAGTTAAAAATTTCTAGTCCAAGTTCTTTGGCGACCAACTCTAGGATATGTTTTTTTTGGACAAATCCCATTTCGCAAAGTGCGTCTAAAAGGGTTTTCTTAACAATTTTTGAAAACTCTTGAGCCTTTTGAATCTCTTCAAGTGAAATGAGTCCTTCTTTTGATAAAAGATCCATTACTTGGGACTCGTTTTTGAACATTTAAATCTCCATAATGAATGAAAAACAATTAAAAGTTAAAAATTAAAAATGGAAAATAATGATGAAAATAACGTTCAGCTAACTCTTCGTCAAGATGAAACCGTGCTTTCATTTTCCCTCTTTGCAATTTCCAAGAGATTTTCCTTTGAGAAAATCTTAAAATCAACTTGGGTGAGTTGATGAGCTAATTTTGTTTTGTGAAAACGATTTTGAAGATCATCGGTTAAATTTTTTTCCATTTTTTTGGAAAGATCAGTCCATTTACATTCGGCTACTAAATGTCGTTGATTTTCTTTTTGAAAAGAAACCAGATCTAGTTCTACATCATCTTCCCAATAGCGGGCTCCTCCATAGGATTGGCGGCAGAAAATTTCCCATTGTTTAGAGGTGTGAAGATGAATGAGGTTCTTTTTTTCCTGCAAGCGGATTTGATTCCATCTGCCTCTGGCAGGAAGATAGGTTCCGTAATAAAAGGACAGGACGGGATCTTGGATGCTATAAAGAACCTTTTTTGTTGTTCGAACCGACTCCCCGAAAGGTAACTCTCTTGAAATAAGATTTACATCTAGTAAAAGGGCAAGGGGTCTGGAAAGATTTCCATGAACGGTTCCAATTCTAGCGCCAATTTCACTAGGTTTTGACACCCCTCGTCCAACGAGATCTAGAATGGCTTTGGGAATCGTTCCCGTGATGCCTTCATCCTGGATTAAATGCTTTGGCTCTTCTGAAAGAATGGCCGCAGGTTCAAAATAAAGCATTTCCGCTTGGTCAATCGGGGATCCTTTTGACATGAGTTTCCAGTAATGGGGAACTCCTCCCACTAGCGAGTAGCGCTCAAAGGAAGTCGGATCATGAAGGGGATAGTTTAAAGCCTTACAAAACCAGCGAAAGGGCATCGGCTCTAAATGAATGTGAAGAGAAGCACGGCCATAGAGAGGGGAAGCCTGATTTAGAAATTGAGTATAGAGCATGGATTGGGAAGATCCAGATACCCATAGAAAGGTTTTTTTATGGGGGAGTTCATGATCAATCCATTTTTGCAAGAGACTTGCAAGGCTAGGATCGCTCTCGATCCAGTATGGAAATTCGTCGAAGACCAATATATTTGGGAGAGTTTCCTTTGAAAGAAGAGTAAAAAATTCATTCCATGTCTTAGGAATTATTTGGCGAAAGAGAGGAAACTGAGATTTCATTTCTTCTGTTAGGTGAAGCAACTGCTGCTGAGGTTCTCCTTCAACCGCTTGATGGTAGAATCCTTGTTCTTCTTCGCATAGCTTGACCAGAAAGGCGCTTTTTCCAATTCTCCGTCGCCCGGTGATATAGCCAAAGCCTGTTTGGTGGGCGAAGCGTTTGGCTTTTAAAAACTCTTGTTCTCTATCCCAGAAGTTGTTCATAAATTATTATGCTTTAAAAACATGATGTTTGTAAAGCATTATGTTTTATAAACATCATATTTAAACTTTTGTCTATCGCGAGAGAATTCTTCTCATGCAGTCTCCGGTATTGTCTGCATGATCCGCAATCTCTCCCACTTGCTTGATCACGGTCATCAAAAAATAAATGTTCATGGGGTTCATTTGACTTTCGATCGAAAAAAGTTTTTCTAGGAAAGCCTGCTGGAGGGAATCGGTTTCCCATTCTTTTTTTTGCACCGCTTCAATGAGATCGTGAATTTCACGAATCATTTTTTCTGAAGAATCTTCTTCCAGGCGGATCAATTTTTCACTGGCTTGAGAGATGAGGATAAAAACTGTTGAGACCTCTGTGACCATCTGACTTAACAGGCTTCCAAATTCCTTAGGGATTTCCGTTTTTCGAACGGCCAGGAGGAGAGCCACTTCTTCGCACGCATCTGCAATGTTATCCTGCTCCTTAAGGAGGGCTAAAATATCTGCTCTATGGATGGAAGTAAAGAGGCTTTTTGAAAGCTGATCACGGATTCTTTTCTTGATTTCATCTGCGGTATGTTCTTCTTTCGAAATTTCTTTTGCAATTGATTTAATCTCATCCTGGTGTCCCTCGAGAACGGCCTTCATCAAAGGAGTCAGGAGTTCAACACAATCTTTTACCTTAAGCATATGCTCTCGCAAAGGCCCCAGCGGAGAACGTCCGAATAAACCTCCTAGAATTTTCACTTGTAAATCTCCTGTTCTTATAACCCCTCCAACTTCCCTTATTCTAAGGGGAGAGCTCCCCTCTTATTATAAGAGGGGAGGGGGGAGTTATTTCATATTCCGATCACCTTTATAAAATTAATGGCATGATCCACGATCCGGTCCAGATCCGTGATCAAATCAAGATAAATAGCGCTGGTTGCAATGGTCTCCCGAATCTCTTTTCTCAGCCTTTCCAGGTGAGAAAGGTGGAGTCGGGTCTTCCACTTTTTTGCTTCTTCACATTCCATGAATATTTCATGGGCGAGCCCTTGATCTTGCTTGATAAAGGCCGCAAATGATTCCCGAAACAAATTATAAACCATTCGATGAAATTCTTCCAGTTCCCCCTGTCCTTCCAAAGAGAATTCTAAATCTTTTCGAATTTTTTTACGAGCAAGTTCTGCAAGGTCTTTACTGATGAGGTCCCCCACATGTTCTAATTGATCCATGGCATAAAGCAGTCTTAATTCATGTTCGGTTGCCTCCGTTCCAAATTTTGTAGTCACTTTTTGAATCAAAAAGCGTGTTAATTCAAAATTAAGAAGATCTACTTCTTCATCGGCATCGACAATTTTTCTTAATATTTTTGGATCATTATCACGAAAAAGAGCGATGAGTTCAAAAATCATTTTCTCCACTCGATCGCCCATTTCAGAAACTCCTTTTTCAACTCCAGCCATACCCTCTTCACTTAAATTAAATGGTTCTTTTTTTGAAGGGGCATGAATGAGACGAGATAAGAGCCGAGCAGCCCATTTTGTTCCGGGAAGTAAGACAATCGAAGTGATGACATTAAAAAGAACATGGGCATTGGCAACAAATCGGGCTTGGACTCCTCCTTTTTCCCAAAAAAATTCAGTAAAAATTAAAACACATTTTTCGAACCATGAAAGGAAAGGAAGAATCATAAGGACGCCTACTATTTTCATTGAAAAATGTCCTAAAGAAAGCCGCCAGGCATTGGGCCCTCGTCCCGGGCTCGCCATCAGTGCAGTGACGCAGGTTCCTACATTGGCGCCTAGCATGGGTGGAATAGATGAAGAAAAAGACCAGGCGCCTTGGTTGACCAGCGTCATCACAATCACAATGGTTGCTGCGCTTGAATGGACTAAAGCGGTGAGAAATGCCCCGGCAAGAAAGCCCATCCAAAAAGAACTTCCTAAAAGGGATAAGCTCCCTTCAATCCAGGGGGTATCCTTTAAAAGTTGGACCGCTTGATTCATGAGTCCCATCCCGTAAAAAAGGAGGCTAAATCCAACCAGCCCCAGGGCGAAGGACTTCCATCGATCGCTCTCGAGCGACTTCATTCCCAAAAATCCAAGAGCCAAGGTTGCTAAAGCAACGCCTGTCCAATCAAAGGCAAGAACTTGAATGGTGAGTGTTGTCCCAATGTTAGCGCCCAGGAGCATGGTGAGTGCCTGGTCCAGATTGAGGAGAGAGCTGTTGACAAAACTGATGAGCATGACCGAGATAGCGCTGGAGGATTGAAGTGTGATGGTTGCAATAGCTCCCAAGAAAAGGGCCCGCAGCCGATGGCGGCTCATCAAATTCAAAATCACACGTAATTTTTGTGCTGCAACTTTTTGCAGGCCCTCACTGACAAGATCCATCCCATAGAGAAAAAGGGATAGTCCTCCAATCAGTTTTAGAATAGGAAGAGTCATAGTTATAATTTAAAATTCAAAAGCCAAAATGCAAAATGACATATTAAAATCCAAAATTTCTAATGCTATTGCAAGGGAAACATTTTAAGTTTTTCATTGTCATTTTGATTTTTGATATTTGATTTTTGGATTTTCATTCCTGGATTTACATCCAGCGGCTCTCCAGGAAGCCCGGCCTGATGATAAGCATAGGCCAGTCCTGCAATCATCGCTCCATTATCTGTGCACATTTTCCGAGAGGGAAGCGAGAGTTGAAAACCTTCGGCTTTAGAGAGTTCTTGAAGCCGTTCCCTTAGCCTTGAGTTGGCTGCAACGCCTCCTCCAATCGCCAGCCGATGACATCCTGTTTTTTTAAGGGCCCTGAGACATTTTTCAGTGAGAACTTCGACCACAGTTTCTTGAAAACTTGCAGCTAAATCTTGGGTGCGTTCTTTATCCCATTTGGCAAAAGTCTTTTTTTGTGCCCCATATCCTTTGACAAGATAGAGCACAGCTGTTTTAAGTCCGCTGAAACTAAAATCTAAAGAGGATTTTGAAAGCATCGGTCTTGGAAATCGAAAGGCTTTAGAATTTCCATTTTTTGCCAATTGATCTATCACGGGCCCTCCGGGATATCCCAGTCCTAAAAGTTTTGCAACCTTGTCGTAGGCCTCTCCAGCTGCATCATCAAAAGTTTTTCCTAAGACCTCATATTGTCCGAGTTTCTTAACCCAAACCAGTTCGGTATGTCCCCCTGAAACGATCAAACTCACCAGTGGAAAATCCATGGTTTCGTCTTCTAAAAATGAAGCATAAAGATGCGCCTCAAGATGGTTAATTCCCATGAGTGGTTTTTTTAAAATAGTACTAATCGTTTTGGCAAAAGTAACGCCGATTAAAAGGGCTCCCACCAAGCCCGGTCCGGTTGTCACCGCCATTAAATCAATTTGAGAAAGTGTCTGATGGGCCTCTCTTAAACTTTCTTCAACAACAGATCTGATGATTTCCACATGACGTCGAGAGGCCAATTCAGGAACGACGCCTCCATAGGCATGATGCAAGTCCCATTGACTCGAAATCACATTGGAGAGAATTTTTGGTTGATTCATTCCCCCTTCCAGCACACAAGCCGCTGTTTCATCACAAGAAGTTTCAATGCCAAGGACGAGCATATAAAGACAGTTCAAAGTTTAAGGTTTAAAGTTTAAAGCTCAAAGTTTAAAGGGAAAACCCTGCTTGTAAGTCTTTAAACTTTAAACTTTAAACTTTGAACTTTGAACCGTTTTTCAAAAGATCAATCGCTATTTGAATTTGAGAATCCCGTAAGAGAGGACGCGGTGCGTTTTTTTCAGATTCTTTTTTTTGTTCGTTTTTTAAAGCGATGACATCTTCTTGAGAGAGTTCAACCACCACATCAGGAATAATTCCTTTATCCTGAATCTGGCGCCCGAGCGGGGTGTAGTATCTTGCGGTCGTCAGTTTTACGGCTGAGCCATCGGATAAAGGGATCACCGTCTGGACCGATCCTTTTCCAAAGGTTTTTTCGCCGACAACCCGTCCTCTTTTCAAGTCTTGAATGGCTCCTGCTACAATTTCTGAAGCGCTGGCGCTCCCCCCATTGACAAGGACCATGCAGGGAACATCCGTTATGGAATCCAATCTAGACTTGAAAATGAGATTCTGAGTGGGCTGGCGTCCCCGGGTTGAAACAATTAAATTACCTTTTTTTACCAATCGCTCCATCACTTCAACCGCCGATTGCAAAAGCCCTCCAGGATTATTTCTTAAATCAATGATCAGTCCCTTGAGTCCTTCTTTTTGAAATTGCTGAATCTCTGTCTCGAAATCCTTAGGCGAACGCTCTTGAAATTCTGAAATACGAATATATCCAATTCCTTCTTCTAACATTTCTGAGCGGGTGATGCTTTGAATTTCAACCATTGCACGCTCCATCTCACATTCGATGGTTTTCTTTTCCCTTCCTCTTAAAAGGATGAGTTTGACCGTGCTTCCTAATTTTCCGCGGAGTTTTTTGACAGCTTCGTCAAGATTCAACTTTTTAACGGGTTCTCCGTCAATGGCCATAATCCGGTCGTTGGGAAGAATGCCAGCCCGAAAAGCGGGCGTTCCGTCAAGCGCAGCAATCACAACTAAAAAACCTTTTTTAAAAGTGAGTTCCAGCCCTACCCCTGCAAATTTTCCTCCCGTCTCCACTTTCATTTCTGCGTAGGCTTCAGGATCTAGAAATTGACTGTGGGGATCAAGAGTATTCAGCATTCCCTTCAATGCGCCATAAATCAGTTTTTTGGGTTCTACTTCGTCTACATAATCTCTTTGAATGAGGGCAAGCCCCCGGGTGAATAAATCCAAACTATCATAGACATCTTTTGAAATTTGATGTTCAGGGAGTGCCGTAAGGGAGAAGGAAATAATAAGGGTCCCTAAAAGGCCAAAAATCCATTTTTCTTTTTTCATTGAGAAGTGACAGGTTGTTTTTTGCTGGACGGATTTAGTTCATTTTTAAAATAGGCAATCGTTTTTTGAAGCCCTTCTTCAAGGGGAACTTCCGGACTCCAACCCAGATGATGTTTTGCCTTTTCAATATTCGGCTGGCGTACATGAGGATCATCTTTAGGAAGAGGTTCGAAAACGATAGGGGCTTGACTCCCCACCAGTTTTTTAATCAAATGGGCAAATTCAAGAACCGTCATCTCGTTGGGGTTTCCAATGTTGACGGGTTCATTTAATTTTGAAAGTGCCAAGGCATAAATTCCTCGCACCAAATCCGAAACATAACAAAAACTCCGCGTTTGCTGACCATCTCCATACACAGTCATGGGCTGATTTTGAAGGGCCTGGCTGATAAAATTAGGAACGACACGGCCATCTTGCAGACGCATTCGAGGCCCAAATGTATTAAAAATTCTTACAATTTTTACATCCAAACCATGATAATGATGATAGGCCATACTCATGGCTTCTGCAAAACGTTTGGCTTCATCATAAACCCCACGCGGGCCTACCGGATTGACATTTCCCCAATAATCTTCTTTTTGAGGATGGATTAAGGGATCTCCATACACTTCTGAAGTAGAGGCCAGGACGAAAGCGGCTCCTTTTGCTTTGGCCAGTCCAAGCGTTTTATGGGTTCCGAGTGCTCCAACTTTCAGCGTCTGAATGGGATAATCTAAATAATCTTTGGGACTTGCCGGAGATGCAAAATGGAAAATGATATTGACAGGTCCTTCGACAAAAAGATATTCCGTCACATCGCATTTATAAAATTTAAACCATTCGTTCCCTAGCAAATGCTCAATGTTTCTTGTATTTCCTGTGAGTAAATTGTCAAGGCAAAGGACGCGATGCCCTTTTTGCAAAAGAAAATCACATAGATGAGATGCTAAAAAACCTGCTCCGCCTGTCACTAAACATGTTTTCATTCTGCCCTCTGTTTTCGGTCACCTGTCGCCGGTCTCCTGTTTCCTGTCTTCTGTTTTCCAACTTGAGGTATTATAATAGAATTACCGTGACTGAAAAAGGAATAGTTCTAGCATTCGATGAAAATACGATGAAGGCCAAGGTAGAACTTGATCATCCTTCGAGCTCGATCAGCAATTTTCCGGAATGTCTAGAAGCTTCTTGTAAAGAAATTTTGAAAAAAAATGATGAGGTGATGATTTTTTTGAGTCCTCCTCATCCTCTTCAAACAAAACCATGGGAACTTATCTTTTCGATGATCATTTTCATGATCGGTCTTTTCTCTGGAAAATTTCTTTTAGGATTTGTAGTCTCACTCATGATTCTGACGGTTCCTTTTTTTAAAGGGCATCGTTCGCATTTTTCTTACTTGCCTTTGGCGATAAAAATAACATGAAAAAGCTCACACTCAATTTTGTCGAAGGGCTCGCTCTCTCAACCGGTCAATTTCTTTTGAAAAATCTTTCAAAACTGAAAAGAGGACAAATTCATTTTAAGGGAAAGAATGATTATGTGACCGACATCGATCGTGGGTCAGAAAAGAAAATTGTCGCAGCCATTCGCCGTCATTTTCCAGATCATGCAATCATGGCTGAAGAATCTTATGCGAAAGCAAAAAGAAATTTTCATAAACCACTCTGGATTATTGACCCTTTAGATGGAACGACCAATTTTATTCATGGGCTTCCTGTTTTTGCTGTTTCGATCGGCGTTTGGATTGAAGGGAAAATAATTTTGGGAGTGGTTTTCGATCCCAATCGAAATGAGCTTTTTAGCGCTGAGCGTGGCAAGGGGGCCTTCCTTAATCATCAACGAATCCACGTTTCTCAAACGAAAAAATTAAAAGAAACCCTTTTAGCGACAGGATTTCCTTTTCGATCAGAAGAGGTTTTAGATGATTATTTAAAAATTTTTAAAGCTCTTTGCCCCCAAGTGAGTGGGATTCGAAGA
This window of the Chlamydiota bacterium genome carries:
- the gspE gene encoding type II secretion system ATPase GspE; the encoded protein is MFKNESQVMDLLSKEGLISLEEIQKAQEFSKIVKKTLLDALCEMGFVQKKHILELVAKELGLEIFNFQKHEITKEILHLLDPSVARRYKVIPLEALDDTIKVAVLDPFDIEAIDNLHYLLRKNIVSVLADPEDFEKALNQYYGVSEETVDAMLNEFKDTEISFLDKDASPEEGEEDPDAPIVKLVNLLVLEAFKNRASDIHLEPLERKFRVRYRIDGVLQEVQSPPKRLQPSILSRIKIMANMSIAERRLPQDGRIKMSLMGKQIDLRVSTIPSNHGESIVMRLLDKTNLLLGLGQLGFVSDDEKRFEQLIRQPNGILLITGPTGSGKTTTLYACLNSINRPDRKIITVEDPVEYQLSGVNQVQVNEMIGLSFANVLRSILRQAPNVIMIGEIRDHETAEIAVHAALTGHLVFSTLHTNDAPGAVTRLADQGIKPFLVASSLMGVLAQRLIRVLCPKCKELFDPPRAHLKLIKIPPEKLKDAHFYRPKGCQNCSGVGYRGRIGIMELLTMDDSLRQLIYQKAPSSEIRKRGREIGMRTLREDGIQKILAGLTTLEEVYRITAGDEE
- a CDS encoding AAA family ATPase, with amino-acid sequence MNNFWDREQEFLKAKRFAHQTGFGYITGRRRIGKSAFLVKLCEEEQGFYHQAVEGEPQQQLLHLTEEMKSQFPLFRQIIPKTWNEFFTLLSKETLPNILVFDEFPYWIESDPSLASLLQKWIDHELPHKKTFLWVSGSSQSMLYTQFLNQASPLYGRASLHIHLEPMPFRWFCKALNYPLHDPTSFERYSLVGGVPHYWKLMSKGSPIDQAEMLYFEPAAILSEEPKHLIQDEGITGTIPKAILDLVGRGVSKPSEIGARIGTVHGNLSRPLALLLDVNLISRELPFGESVRTTKKVLYSIQDPVLSFYYGTYLPARGRWNQIRLQEKKNLIHLHTSKQWEIFCRQSYGGARYWEDDVELDLVSFQKENQRHLVAECKWTDLSKKMEKNLTDDLQNRFHKTKLAHQLTQVDFKIFSKENLLEIAKRENESTVSS
- a CDS encoding inositol monophosphatase, giving the protein MKKLTLNFVEGLALSTGQFLLKNLSKLKRGQIHFKGKNDYVTDIDRGSEKKIVAAIRRHFPDHAIMAEESYAKAKRNFHKPLWIIDPLDGTTNFIHGLPVFAVSIGVWIEGKIILGVVFDPNRNELFSAERGKGAFLNHQRIHVSQTKKLKETLLATGFPFRSEEVLDDYLKIFKALCPQVSGIRRGGSAALDLAYVACGRFDGFWELGLQPWDIAAGWLLIEEAGGKVSNFKKGPFQLQSQNVMAGNPNLYPYFSRNIQVS
- a CDS encoding S41 family peptidase, producing MKKEKWIFGLLGTLIISFSLTALPEHQISKDVYDSLDLFTRGLALIQRDYVDEVEPKKLIYGALKGMLNTLDPHSQFLDPEAYAEMKVETGGKFAGVGLELTFKKGFLVVIAALDGTPAFRAGILPNDRIMAIDGEPVKKLNLDEAVKKLRGKLGSTVKLILLRGREKKTIECEMERAMVEIQSITRSEMLEEGIGYIRISEFQERSPKDFETEIQQFQKEGLKGLIIDLRNNPGGLLQSAVEVMERLVKKGNLIVSTRGRQPTQNLIFKSRLDSITDVPCMVLVNGGSASASEIVAGAIQDLKRGRVVGEKTFGKGSVQTVIPLSDGSAVKLTTARYYTPLGRQIQDKGIIPDVVVELSQEDVIALKNEQKKESEKNAPRPLLRDSQIQIAIDLLKNGSKFKV
- a CDS encoding type IV pilus twitching motility protein PilT; this translates as MTDLLNIVIDENASDLHLMVGTPPYIRLHGILVPLETDPLLPEDTERLIRGVASEDHLEKLRKNGGADFGFAFGEKARFRVSIYRQKGFYGMALRVIPSRILSLEEIGFNPMIKELLYKPRGLVLVTGPTGSGKTTTLASMIDSINLERGVHILTVEDPIEYYHQHKKSLVTQREVGVDVPTFLEAIVRGLRMDPDVILIGEMRDLQTMEAAITAAETGHLVFATLHTTGAAQTVNRIIDAFPVNQQEQIRAQLSSSLEAVISQLLLPKMDGKGRVAAFEIMTVTPSIKNLIRDNKTYRITSDIQTGAKYGMITMDAHLAQLYQRKLISYDSMISKAYFLDQIREKFEEEAKGQGRAKIR
- a CDS encoding Na/Pi cotransporter family protein, translated to MTLPILKLIGGLSLFLYGMDLVSEGLQKVAAQKLRVILNLMSRHRLRALFLGAIATITLQSSSAISVMLISFVNSSLLNLDQALTMLLGANIGTTLTIQVLAFDWTGVALATLALGFLGMKSLESDRWKSFALGLVGFSLLFYGMGLMNQAVQLLKDTPWIEGSLSLLGSSFWMGFLAGAFLTALVHSSAATIVIVMTLVNQGAWSFSSSIPPMLGANVGTCVTALMASPGRGPNAWRLSLGHFSMKIVGVLMILPFLSWFEKCVLIFTEFFWEKGGVQARFVANAHVLFNVITSIVLLPGTKWAARLLSRLIHAPSKKEPFNLSEEGMAGVEKGVSEMGDRVEKMIFELIALFRDNDPKILRKIVDADEEVDLLNFELTRFLIQKVTTKFGTEATEHELRLLYAMDQLEHVGDLISKDLAELARKKIRKDLEFSLEGQGELEEFHRMVYNLFRESFAAFIKQDQGLAHEIFMECEEAKKWKTRLHLSHLERLRKEIRETIATSAIYLDLITDLDRIVDHAINFIKVIGI
- a CDS encoding TIGR00153 family protein, yielding MKILGGLFGRSPLGPLREHMLKVKDCVELLTPLMKAVLEGHQDEIKSIAKEISKEEHTADEIKKRIRDQLSKSLFTSIHRADILALLKEQDNIADACEEVALLLAVRKTEIPKEFGSLLSQMVTEVSTVFILISQASEKLIRLEEDSSEKMIREIHDLIEAVQKKEWETDSLQQAFLEKLFSIESQMNPMNIYFLMTVIKQVGEIADHADNTGDCMRRILSR
- a CDS encoding SDR family oxidoreductase, which produces MKTCLVTGGAGFLASHLCDFLLQKGHRVLCLDNLLTGNTRNIEHLLGNEWFKFYKCDVTEYLFVEGPVNIIFHFASPASPKDYLDYPIQTLKVGALGTHKTLGLAKAKGAAFVLASTSEVYGDPLIHPQKEDYWGNVNPVGPRGVYDEAKRFAEAMSMAYHHYHGLDVKIVRIFNTFGPRMRLQDGRVVPNFISQALQNQPMTVYGDGQQTRSFCYVSDLVRGIYALALSKLNEPVNIGNPNEMTVLEFAHLIKKLVGSQAPIVFEPLPKDDPHVRQPNIEKAKHHLGWSPEVPLEEGLQKTIAYFKNELNPSSKKQPVTSQ
- the tsaD gene encoding tRNA (adenosine(37)-N6)-threonylcarbamoyltransferase complex transferase subunit TsaD — translated: MLVLGIETSCDETAACVLEGGMNQPKILSNVISSQWDLHHAYGGVVPELASRRHVEIIRSVVEESLREAHQTLSQIDLMAVTTGPGLVGALLIGVTFAKTISTILKKPLMGINHLEAHLYASFLEDETMDFPLVSLIVSGGHTELVWVKKLGQYEVLGKTFDDAAGEAYDKVAKLLGLGYPGGPVIDQLAKNGNSKAFRFPRPMLSKSSLDFSFSGLKTAVLYLVKGYGAQKKTFAKWDKERTQDLAASFQETVVEVLTEKCLRALKKTGCHRLAIGGGVAANSRLRERLQELSKAEGFQLSLPSRKMCTDNGAMIAGLAYAYHQAGLPGEPLDVNPGMKIQKSNIKNQNDNEKLKMFPLQ